In Chitinophaga oryzae, the sequence AGTGAAGACCTGTAACCGGCTCTGTATCGGCGTCAACCCTGCCGAAATTTGCGAGGGCAGCACCGTCTGCGTATACAGACAGGCGGCTGTTCCAGATAGGCTGCTCGTACCGGACAAATGGGCCCACATTCCAGCCGCTGTTTTTAGACGGAATAGTGTTGTCGCTTGTATTGGAGCTGTATCCTCCCAGAATGCCGATGGCCCAGCGCTCTTTAAAGTAATAACCGTAGGCCAGCGAAATATTTACGTAGTGGGACGAATTTTTGCCGATAGCACCGGTGCCTGTTTCGTAAATATCATTACGGTCGGCATATCCGGCGCCGACACTGATAAAATTCTTCTTTTGTTGGGCAAACAACTGACCGCTGCCAAGGAAAGCGGCAGCTGCCAGTACGGGAATGACAATTTTTTTCATAAAACGGGATGATTGAATATAAATTTGTTGCTATATAATCGAAATCTTTCACGCAGAAAAATGAAAGATCCTGATATTTATCTTGCGGCTTTCTGATATTCATCTTTTTAAGTGTAGCATTAATCCGTATTTTTGGCGACTAAAAGCGTATAGTTTTGAAGACCATACTAAACGGCAAACAACTGGCTATTACGATAGACAGGCTTTGCCATCAGCTGATCGAGAATCATTTGCAGTTTGAGAATACGGTGCTGATAGGCTTGCAGCCACGTGGCATCTACCTGGGAGACAGGATTTATGAAACATTGAAAAAACTGCTGCCGGGTACTGCTATCCATTATGGCAAACTGGACATCACATTTTACAGAGACGATTACAATAAGGGCAAAACACTCCATGTGCCCAGTGAAACCAACATTAATTTCTCCATAGAAAATAAAAAGGTGGTGCTGATAGACGACGTATTGTACACAGGACGAACGATCCGTTCGGCGCTGGATGCCATGCTCGACTTCGGCAGGCCGGCCTCGGTGGAACTGCTGGCGTTGATAGACCGCCGGTTCAGCCGCCAGCTGCCCATTCAGCCCGATTATACCGGGCGCACCATCGATGCTCTTATTTCCCAGAAAGTAAGGGTATTATGGGAGCAAAGGGATGGGAAAGATGAAGTCATTCTGGTTGATTAACATAAACCGGATTTTTCAATTCAGATTTCACCCTTTATATTTGCACATTAATGTCACTTTCTGTAAAACACTTACTCGGAATTCGCGATCTGCAGCGCCAGGATATAGAACTTATTTTTCAAACAGCCGACCAGTTTAAGGAGGTTTTACAAAGGCCGATTAAAAAAGTTCCCACGCTGCGCGATACTACCATCGTTAATTTATTTTTTGAGAACTCTACCCGTACCCGCATTTCTTTTGAACTGGCGGAAAAAAGGCTGGGCGCAGATACCATCAATTTCTCTGCTTCCGGTTCCTCCGTGTCAAAAGGAGAGACGCTGATCGATACGGTCAACAACATCCTGTCCATGAAAGTGGACGTGGTGGTGATGCG encodes:
- the pyrR gene encoding bifunctional pyr operon transcriptional regulator/uracil phosphoribosyltransferase PyrR, which encodes MKTILNGKQLAITIDRLCHQLIENHLQFENTVLIGLQPRGIYLGDRIYETLKKLLPGTAIHYGKLDITFYRDDYNKGKTLHVPSETNINFSIENKKVVLIDDVLYTGRTIRSALDAMLDFGRPASVELLALIDRRFSRQLPIQPDYTGRTIDALISQKVRVLWEQRDGKDEVILVD
- a CDS encoding outer membrane protein, whose translation is MKKIVIPVLAAAAFLGSGQLFAQQKKNFISVGAGYADRNDIYETGTGAIGKNSSHYVNISLAYGYYFKERWAIGILGGYSSNTSDNTIPSKNSGWNVGPFVRYEQPIWNSRLSVYADGAALANFGRVDADTEPVTGLHYREQKTSGYNLSITPGLLFHLTPSFSLTANMGSVFAAGVRTTKVGSTKSTSSEAGLFKDFRLNNVMLGINFHF